The proteins below are encoded in one region of Streptomyces ficellus:
- a CDS encoding winged helix DNA-binding domain-containing protein, with protein MPTLQRRALNRALIERQLLLRRHRMAATTAVGHLVGMQAQAPDPPYVGLWSRLAGFRHEELAGLLTSREAVRVTLLRATVHLVTAEDCLALRPLVQPALDRDLRAATRYAKASAGLPPDALRRAARAALADGPLTPGELGSALAARWADRDPAGLAYAVRNLLPLVQVPPRGVWGVGGRTRYATAESWLGRPTAATPPPGGVDTMVTRYLRAYGPASVKDVQTWSGLTRLREVLERLRPVLRTFRDEQGAELFDVPEAPLPDADTPAPVRFLPEFDNILLSHADRVRVLGDVPRSALFTRNGTIRATVLVDGFVRGTWSVVQERGAATLCVEPLGQGAPLSRPERDAVAEEGARLLEFAAAGAGPRDVRVASGGPAPRSTVRATIDERGNPS; from the coding sequence ATGCCCACGCTCCAGCGCCGCGCGCTCAACCGAGCCCTGATCGAGCGGCAGTTGCTGCTCCGCCGCCACCGCATGGCCGCCACCACGGCGGTCGGCCACCTGGTCGGCATGCAGGCGCAGGCGCCGGACCCGCCGTACGTCGGCCTGTGGAGCCGGCTGGCGGGCTTCCGGCACGAGGAGCTGGCCGGGCTGCTGACCTCACGGGAGGCGGTGCGCGTGACCCTGTTGCGCGCCACCGTCCACCTGGTCACCGCCGAGGACTGCCTGGCCCTGCGCCCGCTGGTCCAGCCGGCCCTCGACCGCGACCTGCGCGCCGCCACCCGGTACGCCAAGGCGTCCGCGGGGCTGCCCCCGGACGCCCTGCGCCGGGCCGCGCGCGCCGCCCTGGCCGACGGGCCGCTCACCCCCGGCGAACTGGGCTCCGCGCTCGCGGCGCGGTGGGCGGACCGCGACCCGGCCGGGCTGGCGTACGCGGTGCGCAACCTGCTGCCGCTGGTGCAGGTGCCGCCGCGGGGCGTCTGGGGCGTGGGCGGACGGACCCGGTACGCCACCGCCGAGTCCTGGCTCGGCCGGCCAACGGCGGCCACCCCGCCGCCGGGCGGCGTGGACACCATGGTGACGCGCTACCTGCGCGCGTACGGCCCGGCCTCCGTCAAGGACGTGCAGACCTGGTCGGGGCTGACCCGGCTGCGTGAGGTCCTGGAGCGGCTCCGGCCGGTCCTGCGGACGTTCCGCGACGAGCAGGGCGCGGAGCTGTTCGACGTGCCGGAGGCGCCGCTGCCCGACGCGGACACCCCCGCGCCGGTGCGCTTCCTGCCGGAGTTCGACAACATCCTGCTGTCGCACGCCGACCGGGTCCGCGTCCTGGGCGACGTGCCCCGGTCGGCGCTCTTCACCCGCAACGGGACCATCCGCGCCACCGTGCTGGTCGACGGCTTCGTCCGGGGCACCTGGTCGGTCGTCCAGGAGCGCGGAGCGGCCACCCTGTGCGTCGAACCCCTCGGTCAGGGTGCCCCGCTCTCCCGCCCCGAGCGGGACGCCGTGGCGGAGGAGGGCGCCCGCCTGCTGGAGTTCGCGGCGGCCGGGGCGGGCCCGCGCGACGTCCGCGTCGCCTCCGGCGGCCCCGCGCCCCGGTCCACAGTTCGAGCAACCATCGACGAAAGAGGCAACCCGTCATGA
- a CDS encoding SDR family NAD(P)-dependent oxidoreductase, protein MTDKPFTGRTVVVTGGGTGIGRATALAFAGLGAATVIVTGRRKDRLDETAALSPAVVPVAADVTTEEGTRAVADAVTAAGGTLDVLVHNAGVFRFTPLAALDETAAQEVWDVNVVAPLRLTHRLLPLLRSPGGSIVLVSSRGGHNPGPGSSVYSASKAAVHSFTRSWAAELSASGIRVNAVAPGFVRTEAYAANGLSPEQVEGLFAGVVQGIPLGRVAEAEDIAPWITRLAEPGSDLVTGQVITVDGGMDVGGGAA, encoded by the coding sequence ATGACCGACAAGCCGTTCACCGGCCGTACCGTCGTCGTCACCGGAGGCGGCACCGGCATCGGCCGGGCGACCGCCCTGGCCTTCGCCGGGCTCGGCGCGGCGACCGTGATCGTCACCGGCCGGCGCAAGGACCGGCTGGACGAGACCGCCGCGCTCAGCCCGGCGGTGGTGCCCGTGGCCGCCGACGTCACCACCGAGGAGGGGACGCGCGCGGTCGCCGACGCGGTGACCGCGGCGGGCGGCACGCTGGACGTCCTGGTCCACAACGCCGGGGTGTTCCGGTTCACCCCGCTGGCCGCGCTCGACGAGACGGCCGCCCAGGAGGTCTGGGACGTCAACGTCGTCGCCCCGCTGCGGCTCACCCACCGGCTGCTGCCGCTGCTGCGCTCGCCGGGCGGCAGCATCGTCCTCGTCTCCAGCCGGGGCGGCCACAATCCCGGCCCGGGCAGCTCCGTCTACTCGGCGAGCAAGGCGGCGGTGCACAGCTTCACCCGTAGCTGGGCGGCGGAGCTGTCCGCCTCGGGCATCCGCGTCAACGCGGTGGCGCCCGGCTTCGTCCGCACCGAGGCGTACGCCGCCAACGGGCTGAGCCCCGAGCAGGTCGAGGGCCTCTTCGCGGGCGTCGTGCAGGGCATCCCGCTCGGCCGGGTCGCCGAGGCCGAGGACATCGCCCCCTGGATCACCCGGCTCGCGGAGCCGGGCAGCGACCTGGTGACCGGT